In Nicotiana tabacum cultivar K326 chromosome 19, ASM71507v2, whole genome shotgun sequence, one DNA window encodes the following:
- the LOC107817696 gene encoding glutathione reductase, chloroplastic-like produces MATSLSTPKLSTTLSSPALHTLLYKHKFSLLSLSNPIKPLHFNFLTHSRTTPSLSYTRRHFSAPRAESSNGADAPRHYDFDLFTIGAGSGGVRASRFASNFGASVAVCELPFSTISSDSTGGVGGTCVLRGCVPKKLLVYASKYSHEFEESCGFGWNYEVEPKFDWSTLIANKNAELQRLTGIYKNILKNAGVTLIEGRGKVVDPHTVDVDGKLYSAKNILISVGGRPFIPDIPGSEYAIDSDAALDLPTKPNKIAIVGGGYIALEFAGIFNGLKSEVHVFIRQKKVLRGFDEEIRDFVGEQMSLRGIEFHTEESPQAIIKSADGSLSLKTSRGTVEGFSHIMFATGRRPNTKNLGLETVGVKMTKNGAIEVDEYSRTSVPSIWAVGDVTDRINLTPVALMEGGALAKTIFAHEPTKPDYRNVPAAVFSQPPIGQVGLMEEQAIKEFGDVDVYTANFRPLKATISGLPDRVFMKLIVCAKTSKVLGLHMCGDDAPEIVQGFAIAVKAGLTKADFDSTVGIHPTSAEEFVTMRTPTRKVRSSPSEGKAEHDIKAAAGV; encoded by the exons ATGGCTACATCTCTGAGCACACCAAAGCTCAGCACTACTCTTTCTTCTCCAGCTCTCCACACTCTTCTCTACAAACACAaattctctcttctttctctctctaaccCAATTAAGCCTCTCCACTTCAATTTTCTCACCCACTCCCGTACCACCCCATCCTTGTCTTACACCCGCCGCCATTTCTCCGCCCCGCGCGCCGAGTCCTCCAATGGCGCTGACGCTCCTCGCCACTACGACTTTGACTTATTCACCATCGGTGCTGGTAGTGGTGGCGTTAGGGCTTCTCGTTTTGCGTCTAATTTTGGGGCTTCTGTTGCTGTTTGTGAGCTCCCTTTCTCTACTATCTCTTCTGATTCCACTGGTGGCGTTGGTGGCAC GTGTGTACTTCGGGGATGCGTACCCAAGAAATTACTCGTGTACGCGTCAAAATATTCTCATGAGTTTGAGGAAAGTTGTGGTTTTGGATGGAACTATGAGGTGGAACCTAAATTTGATTGGAGCACCCTCATTGCCAATAAAAATGCCGAGTTGCAGCGCCTCACGGGTATTTACAAGAATATTCTGAAGAATGCTGGTGTCACTCTGATTGAAGGGCGAGGAAAG GTTGTGGATCCTCATACGGTGGATGTGGATGGAAAACTCTACTCGGCTAAGAACATACTGATTTCAGTTGGGGGACGCCCATTTATCCCAGACATTCCTGGTAGCGAGTATGCTATAGATTCTGATGCTGCCCTTGATTTGCCAACGAAGCCTAACAAAATTGCCATAGTCGGAGGCGGTTACATTGCACTTGAATTTGCTGGAATCTTTAATGGCTTGAAAAGTGAGGTCCATGTTTTTATAAGACAAAAGAAGGTTTTGAGAGGATTTGATGAAGAA ATTAGGGATTTTGTTGGTGAACAGATGTCACTGAGAGGAATTGAGTTCCATACTGAGGAGTCGCCTCAGGCTATTATAAAGTCAGCGGATGGCTCACTGTCTTTAAAGACTAGCAGAGGAACAGTTGAAGGTTTCTCTCATATCATGTTTGCAACGGGAAGAAGACCTAATACAAAG AATTTAGGATTAGAGACAGTGGGAGTGAAAATGACAAAGAATGGAGCCATAGAG GTTGATGAGTATTCTCGTACATCAGTACCATCAATTTGGGCAGTTGGAGATGTTACTGATAGAATTAATTTAACTCCAGTTGCTTTGATGGAGGGAGGAGCATTGGCAAAAACTATTTTCGCTCATGAACCCACAAAACCAGATTATAG GAATGTACCAGCTGCGGTATTTTCCCAACCGCCTATTGGACAAGTTGGTCTAATGGAAGAACAG GCCATCAAAGAGTTTGGTGACGTTGATGTTTATACAGCAAATTTTAGGCCCTTAAAGGCTACTATTTCTGGTCTTCCAGATCGGGTTTTCATGAAACTTATAGTCTGTGCAAAGACAAGCAAAGTTCTGGGCTTGCATATGTGTGGAGATGATGCACCAGAAATTGTACAG GGATTTGCGATTGCAGTCAAAGCTGGGTTGACCAAAGCGGACTTTGATTCCACTGTGGGAATCCACCCTACATCAGCAGAGGAGTTTGTCACCATGCGTACCCCTACAAGGAAGGTTCGAAGCAGTCCATCTGAG gGAAAGGCAGAGCACGATATTAAAGCTGCAGCTGGAGTTTGA